A section of the Malania oleifera isolate guangnan ecotype guangnan chromosome 2, ASM2987363v1, whole genome shotgun sequence genome encodes:
- the LOC131147581 gene encoding cysteine-rich repeat secretory protein 38-like gives MSSSTSSPFLYLLSFALLLHVQTILGVDPLYHICSSSGKQFTPNFENNLNNVINTLSRDAPQTGFSRSSAGAKDDDSAYGLALCRGDTSSANCKSCITEAREEIKNRCKNNKGAIIWYDYCLLKYSDENFFGKIDETNKFYLYNVYTLTNSTLFVAKTNEFLSGLSQKAVQSEKLYYANEEKLCNEFLTLYGLVQCTRDLSSEDCLKCLDDAIRDLPIYSAGKQGGRTIYGSCNVRYEIYPFVKD, from the coding sequence ATGTCTTCCTCAACTTCTTCCCCTTTTCTCTATCTTCTCTCTTTTGCTCTCCTTCTCCATGTCCAAACCATCCTAGGAGTCGACCCACTGTACCACATCTGTTCAAGCTCAGGAAAACAATTCACCCCAAATTTCGAAAACAACTTGAACAATGTCATAAACACTCTCTCCCGTGATGCCCCACAAACGGGCTTCAGCAGGAGCTCGGCAGGAGCCAAAGACGATGACAGCGCCTATGGCCTTGCCCTCTGCCGCGGGGACACCTCCTCTGCCAACTGCAAAAGCTGCATCACCGAGGCAAGGGAAGAGATCAAGAACCGCTGCAAGAACAACAAAGGCGCAATCATATGGTACGATTACTGTCTTCTGAAGTACTCAGATGAGAACTTCTTTGGGAAGATCGATGAGACGAACAAGTTCTACCTGTATAACGTGTACACCCTCACTAATTCAACTTTGTTCGTCGCCAAGACTAATGAGTTTCTAAGTGGTCTTTCCCAGAAGGCTGTTCAATCCGAAAAACTGTATTACGCCAACGAAGAAAAGCTGTGTAATGAATTTCTGACGCTTTATGGGTTGGTTCAGTGCACAAGGGACCTTTCCAGTGAGGACTGTCTGAAGTGTTTGGATGATGCAATACGCGATCTTCCGATCTATAGCGCCGGGAAGCAAGGAGGGAGGACTATTTATGGGAGCTGCAACGTAAGATATGAGATTTATCCCTTTGTCAAGGATTAA
- the LOC131147671 gene encoding cysteine-rich repeat secretory protein 38-like, producing MHKPTSSTLFSLALPRHVFLNFYPFSLSSLFCSPSPCPNHPRSRPTVPHLFKLRKTIHPKFENNLNNVINTLSRDAPQTGFSTSSAGAKDDDSAYGLALCRGDTSSANCKSCITEAREEIKNRCKYNKGAIIGYDYCLLKYSDENFFGKIDETNKFYLYNVHTLTNSTLFVAKTNEFLSGLSQKAVQSEKLYYANEEKLCNEFLTLYGLVQCTRDLSSEDCLKCLDDAIRDLPIYSAGKQGGRTIYGSCNVRYEIYPFVKD from the coding sequence ATGCACAAACCAACCAGCAGCACCCTCTTCTCCCTCGCACTTCCAAGACATGTCTTCCTCAACTTCTACCCCTTTTCTCTATCTTCTCTCTTTTGCTCTCCTTCTCCATGTCCAAACCATCCTAGGAGTCGACCCACAGTACCACATCTGTTCAAGCTCAGGAAAACAATTCACCCCAAATTCGAAAACAACTTGAACAATGTCATAAACACTCTCTCCCGTGATGCCCCCCAAACGGGCTTCAGCACGAGCTCGGCAGGAGCCAAAGACGATGACAGCGCCTATGGCCTTGCCCTCTGCCGCGGGGACACCTCCTCTGCCAACTGCAAAAGCTGCATCACCGAGGCAAGGGAAGAGATCAAGAACCGCTGCAAGTACAACAAAGGCGCAATCATAGGGTACGATTACTGTCTTCTGAAGTACTCAGATGAGAACTTCTTTGGGAAGATCGATGAGACGAACAAGTTCTACCTGTATAACGTGCACACCCTCACAAATTCAACTTTGTTCGTCGCCAAGACTAATGAGTTTCTAAGTGGTCTTTCCCAGAAGGCTGTTCAATCCGAAAAACTGTATTACGCCAACGAAGAAAAGCTGTGTAATGAATTTCTGACGCTTTATGGGTTGGTTCAGTGCACAAGGGACCTTTCCAGTGAGGACTGTCTGAAGTGTTTGGATGATGCAATACGCGATCTTCCGATCTATAGCGCCGGGAAGCAAGGAGGGAGGACTATTTATGGGAGCTGCAACGTAAGATATGAGATTTATCCCTTTGTCAAGGATTAA